A DNA window from Brassica napus cultivar Da-Ae chromosome C1, Da-Ae, whole genome shotgun sequence contains the following coding sequences:
- the BNAC01G08410D gene encoding uncharacterized protein BNAC01G08410D — protein sequence MAEEPQKLSSSASQQPSSSDKKPEDSGIKPQNPDRAPMYPPGIVPGYDEQTNRGAGIYAVPVHHHQFGALPSNYLIPLTYNLPTTRPSNETEAGGENQAQAGQGQQQQQPAQQRQVVVVRRFEIAFQLDIFLILKLAAVIFLFNQDGSRQRLAVLVIFATIIYLYQTGALAPFVRWLSQGMHRAAVPPPRPQPPAAAAARADNDDPAAAMPLNDAVVPEGQENGGDNANRANANENVDAAPQGNQWWGIVKEIQMIVFGFITSLLPGFHNID from the exons atGGCGGAAGAACCCCAGAAGTTGTCTTCTTCAGCGTCACAGCAACCTTCTTCCTCTGATAAGAAACCCGAAGATTCTGGGATCAAGCCTCAG AATCCAGATCGAGCTCCAATGTATCCACCAGGTATTGTTCCCGGGTACGATGAACAAACGAACCGAGGAGCTGGGATCTATGCGGTTCCTGTGCATCATCATCAATTTGGAGCTCTTCCCTCCAACTATCTTATCCCTCTCACTTACAATCTTCCCAC AACTAGGCCAAGCAATGAGACCGAGGCTGGGGGAGAGAACCAAGCCCAAGCTGGACAGGGTCAGCAACAGCAACAGCCTGCGCAACAGAGGCAAGTTGTTGTTGTACGGAGATTCGAGATCGCCTTCCAGCTTGACATATTCCTCATACTCAAGCTTGCTGCTGTCATCTTTCTGTTCAACCAAGATGGATCCAGACAGAGGCTCGCTGTCCTTGTGATTTTCGCTACCATCATTTACTT ATACCAAACTGGAGCCCTTGCACCTTTTGTCCGATGGCTCTCACAAGGTATGCATAGAGCAGCTGTACCACCACCTCGACCTCAACcacctgctgctgctgctgccagAGCTGATAATGATGATCCCGCTGCTGCAATGCCACTAAACGATGCTGTGGTTCCCG AGGGACAAGAGAATGGAGGTGATAACGCGAACAGAGCAAACGCAAATGAAAATGTCGATGCAGCTCCCCAAGGGAATCAGTGGTGGGGAATAGTGAAAGAGATTCAGATGATAGTTTTTGGCTTCATAACTTCACTTCTCCCTGGCTTTCACAACATAGATTAG